CTCCGGTGGGCGGGGTCACCGCGGCTCCGTCCATGCCCGCCGGCTCACTCAAGGAGATCCCCGAGGACCTGCTGGCGATCTTCGGCGCGCCGGGCACCTTCGGGGCCCTCGGCTCCGGGTCCAGGATCGAGGTCGTCGAGGTGCCGGGCTGGGGGTTCGGCCCCGGGCAGGCCGGATTCATGTCGGCGGTCGCGGCCGACGGCACGGTCTTCATCAGCACGACGCCGTTCACCGACGACCAGTCGAAGCTCACCGGAACCGGTATGGAGCTCGGCCTGTTCGAACCGGAGGGGCGGCGCTTCACCCGCCTGGTCGTCCCGTCCTCCACCGGCCGGGACGCGCAGCCGCGAGCCGACCCCACCTTCGCCGGGATCGGTGGCGGCGACGTCTCGGACGTCATCGTGGTGCCCGCGCCGTCCGGGGAGGACGGCGAACGGGCCGTCTTCACCTCGCTGATGCCTTACTACAACTGGGACGTGCGGACCTACGGCCAGCTGCCGGCCGTCGGGCAGCTGCGCCGCGACGGCTCCGCCGGCGCGTGGCGCTACGACCCGGCGCTGTCGCGCACCGCCGACGCCCTGGCGGGCACCCTCGAACCGCACGTCGCCGCCACCGCCTTCCCCGTCCTCACCCAGGGGCAGCCACGCTCGCCCCGCGGGCCCGCGTCCATCACCAGGCTGCCGCGCAGCGGGCACCTCGTCGTCGCCCAGTACCTCGGCACCGGCTACGGCGGGACGGAGAACGGCGCGCTGATGGTCCTCGACCTCGACGGCCGGGTCCGCGCGTACTGGCAGTACCCGCAGGTCCGGCCGCTGGGTGTGCAGGTGGTGGTCAACCCGCGGGAGGTCGTCGCCGACCCGACCAGCGAGACCGACGACGAGCGCTTCGTCCTGATCTGCGACTGCCGGGGCGCCGACTACGTCACGCACCCGTTCCCGATCCAGGAGTTCTCCTACCAGGCGTCCACCGGCCGGATCAGCCCGCGCAGCACCGCGGTGCGCGCCGCGCAGGACGGCTCGCGGATGGAGACCGCCAGCTTCGGCGCGGACGGCACCCTCTACGTGGCCCGGACGAAGGCCGACGGGCTGCGCGCCGACCGCCTCGCGGTCTACCCGAAGCTCGGGCGGGAGCGGGGCCTGGTCAGCCGGACCCCGGCGGTCGGCAACTGGCCGGTCGACACCTGGGGCCAGGACAACCGGCCGGACTTCCTCGTCGCCGACACAGACCGCGGCGGGCTGGTGCGCAGCCTGACCGTCGACCCGACGACCGGGGCGGTGCTCCTCGCCGGCCTGGACGGTTTAGTGACGGCGGTACGCCCGGCGGGCCAGGGCAGTCGGATGACCTTCCGAACCCTCGACCCGGTGGACGTCGGCCTTGATCATCTGCGTGGTCCGGCGACCCGGTACGTGGGGATCCGGCGGGGGGCGGTGGACGCGCGGCGCCGGGTGCTGTGGCTGCCGGTGAACCAGATGGTGCTCGACGGCATCCGCTGGCCCTACCCGCCGTTCAAGCTGGACCAGTGGCTGCTGCGGGTGAACCTGGACGTGCTGCTGCGCGAATGAGCCGTTGCCCGCGCCGGGCGGTTCCGGTGCGCCGGGCGGCGCCGGGTGGCCCGCGGCCTCAGGCGGTGACGTCGCGGCGGCGGAAGAGCACCGCGGTGATCGCCGCGGCCAGGCCGCAGAACACCAGCACCCGCAGGGCCGCCGTGGCGTACGCCGTCGCGTACCCGTTGCCGCCGACGGCCACGATCTCCATCAGGTGCGCCGGCAGCCACCCGCCGGCCGGGCCGTAGATCCGGGACACCAGCATCTCGACCGGCAGGGCGTAGGCGACCCCGACCGCGATCGCCGCGGCGGGGGAGCGCAGCACCACGGCCGCGAGCGCCCCGACGGCGGCGTAACCGAGGGCGCCGAACGCCACGTTGGCCAGGCCCTTCCCGAACTCGGCCAGCCCGGCAAGGGACAGCCAGGCGCCCGTCGGGATGTCCTTCAACGGGGCCAGGGCGAACGACAGCCCCACCGAGACCAACGCGGACACGGTGACCACGAGCACGAGGAACACCGCGAGCGCCAGCATCTTGCCGGCCAGCAGCCGCGACCGGTGCGGTTGCGCGACGAGCTGGTTGCGCAAAGTCCCGTGGGAGTACTCGCCGGCGATCGCCGAGGCGGTGACGGACAGCGCGACCACGCCGAGCAGGATCGTCACCGCCGCCAGCCCCTCGATGATCCCGGACGGCGCGGCGAGCATCGCGACCGACACCGGATCGCCGTCGAAGTCGGTACGGCCCGCCGAGAAGATCGTCAGCGTCGTGCCCAGCGCGGCGACGGCGGCGACGGCGACCAGAATGCCGATCAGGAACCGCCGGCGCAGCAGCGGCACCCATTCGGAACGGAAGGCGTCGATCATGTGGCACCACCTCGCATCGTCAGGTCACCGTCGACGTCCCCCGTCGCCTTGAGGAAGGTCTCCTCCAGGTTCGGTCGGTGCGTCCGGATCGAGCGCAGAGTGATCCCGGCCCGCATGGCGATCCGGTTGATGTCCGGCGCCAGCCCCTCGGGCGCGTGCGCGACGACCACCGGGTGCCGTTCGACCGGTGTCGGCATGGGCCGTGACCCGCCGGCCATCTCGATCTCCGTCCGCAGCCCGGTCGCCCCCAGCACCCCGGCGAGCCGGACGGCGTCGTCGTCGCGCTCGGGCACCATCAGGATGCGCGGGTCCTCGGCCGCCAGGAGCTCGGCCACGTGCCCCTGGAACAGCATCCGGCCGTTTCTGATCATCACCAGGTGGTCGCAGATCTGTTCCACCTCGGAGAGCAGGTGGCTGGACACGAAGATGGTCATCCCGGTGCCGGCGAGATCCCGCAGCAGCGTGCGGATCTCCCGGATGCCGGCCGGGTCCAGCCCGTTCGTCGGCTCGTCCAGGATCAGCAGGTCCGGGTCGGGCAGCAGCGCCGCCGCGATGCCGAGCCGCTGCTTCATCCCGAGCGAATAGGTGCCGAAACGGTCGTCCGCCCGGGTGGAGAGGCCGACCTGGTCGAGCACCTCCGCCACCCGGTCGCGGCGGCCCCGTCGGCCGTGGCCGACCCGGCCGGCCGCTCCGGCGGCGGCTGGTCCCGTGCCGCCGGACCGGCGCCCGCCGGTCCCGCCCGCCCGGTGGGCCCGGCCCAGTCCGCGCAACAGCGCGAGCTGGTCGAGATTGCGCCGGCCGGACAGACCCGGATGGAACGTGGGCCCCTCGATCATCGCCCCGGTGCGGTCGAGGTAGCGGTCGGGCGCGCTCACCGGCTCGCCGAGGACGTAGGCCTGGCCCTCGGTCGGGCGGACCAGGCCCAGCAGCATCCGCAGCGTCGTCGACTTGCCGGCGCCGTTCGGCCCGACGAAACCGGACAGGGCGCCGACGGGAATGCGCAGGTCAAGATGATCGACGACACGGTGCTCGCCATAACGCTTGGTCAGGCCGCGGGTCCACACCGCGGTGTCGGACGGCACCGGCCGCGCTCCGTGCCGCCCGGCCGGTGGACGCCTGCCGACCGGCCTGGTCCCGGTGAGCGTGGTGGTGGCGGTGCCTGATCCGCGGGCGACCGCTCGGCCCTCGGGGGACGTGCGCTCCGGCTGGGCCGAGGCGCGGTGCCGGCCGCGGGCCGGCTCCGCGGGCGTGCCCGCCGTCATCGCGTGCCTGATGAGGTCGTCGTCGGCATCGTCGGAATGATCTCCTTCGGGCGAGTGGACGTCATGGTCGCCGGACGGCGACGAGGAGGGCGGTACGCCCACGGACTTGGGCACGGGCCGCGGACGACCGTCGTGTTGGGACCGGGTTCGAGTGATCGCGCCTGGGCCAGTGGAGCGCGGGGCGTCTTCCGCCGGGGCCGATGCTCCGCACCGCGGCTGCGCACCACCACCACACGGCCTGCACTGACGAAACAGGCGGGTGGCTGCAGGTAGCCGCCAGCTGGGTCGGCGGGTTCCACTCTTTCCTCTTAGTTACTCGAACGAACGCACGGTAGTCGAACGTTCCTGGCGGTGTCCTGTCGAGCCGAGTGGCCCGGGGTTGGGGCCCACCCATGGCGATGGTTCCCGAGAGTGTTCATTGGGTATCTCAACGTGACCGTGGTTCGCCCAGTGCCCATCCGGGGCGGGCGGTGGCCGGCGGGGGGCGATCGATGGTCTGGTTCGTGCTCACCTCGTTCGGGCTCGGGACGCTGGTCGCGGTCGCGGCCCGAGCGGTCCTTCCAGGCCGCCGTCCACTGACGTTGGGGACGGCCTCGGTGCTGGGAGTGCTCGGCGCGCTGCTCGGCGGAGCGGTCGGCCAGGCCGTGCTCGGCGGCCCGGCGGGCGGCGGGCCCGCGCCCCGGGCGGCCGTCGGACCCCTTGTCGGCGCCCTGCTGGCGGTCGCGATCGGTTGGGGCGTGCGGGCGCACCGTTACCACAGTGGACCGCGCCCAGCCGGGTCCCAGCGGCCGAGGCCCGAGCGTGTCGGCCCGCGTCGCTGACGGATCCCGCCGGTGTGGTGTCCCGCGCGGACCACCACCACCCGATGCCCGCCCGATGGCCGCCCGATGTCTCACCGATGTCCGGCGCGCCGACGGCCCCGGAGCCCGCCGGAATCCGGCCGCCATTCCCGGTCGCGACGATGCTGACGCGTGCCAACCATGCATACCCGACACCAGGGCTACCAGTTGTCGACACCGAACGATGTCTGGATCTGGTGCCCTGGCGTTGCTGATCGGATGGCCGCCGGATGGGTGTCTCCCGACCTGGACGACAATGCCTCCTGAGGACAGTGCGTCGTGGCGGGACGGCCTCCCCGGGGACACCCCTGGGATCACCGCGGTCGTGCGCCGGAGGGGTGACGGGTGGCTGAGACTGCGGGTCTGCGCAGCGGCATCCGCGTGCTCGTCACTATCTCCACGATCGCCGTGGCCGTCATGCTCGCGCTCGCGGTGTTCGCCGCGTTGCGCGCCAACTCCGCGGCCGCCGAGCGCGGCGAACGGCTCGACCCGGCGGCGACGACCACGGCTCTCCTGCTCGCCGACTTCGTCGACCAGGAGAGCGCCGTCCGCGGCTACCTCATCACCGAGGAGCCGAGCTTCCTCGGCCCGTACAACGAGTCCGACCGCACGATTCCCCAGCAGATGAACCGGCTGCAGCAGCTGTTGGCCGAGTTCCCCGACCTCGTCGAGGGGACCGTCGAGATCGAGGCGGCCTACCAGGCGTGGCGCAGCGACGTCGCCGAACCCGAGGTCGCCGCGATGGAGGACGGCGACGTCCAGGCCGCACGGAAGATCGAGAAGGCCGGCGGCCGGGTGCGCTTCAACGAGCTGCGCGGCCGGGTGGCGGATCTCGGGGTCGCGATCGACAACGAGC
The nucleotide sequence above comes from Parafrankia discariae. Encoded proteins:
- a CDS encoding ABC transporter permease subunit is translated as MIDAFRSEWVPLLRRRFLIGILVAVAAVAALGTTLTIFSAGRTDFDGDPVSVAMLAAPSGIIEGLAAVTILLGVVALSVTASAIAGEYSHGTLRNQLVAQPHRSRLLAGKMLALAVFLVLVVTVSALVSVGLSFALAPLKDIPTGAWLSLAGLAEFGKGLANVAFGALGYAAVGALAAVVLRSPAAAIAVGVAYALPVEMLVSRIYGPAGGWLPAHLMEIVAVGGNGYATAYATAALRVLVFCGLAAAITAVLFRRRDVTA
- a CDS encoding ABC transporter ATP-binding protein, which gives rise to MTAGTPAEPARGRHRASAQPERTSPEGRAVARGSGTATTTLTGTRPVGRRPPAGRHGARPVPSDTAVWTRGLTKRYGEHRVVDHLDLRIPVGALSGFVGPNGAGKSTTLRMLLGLVRPTEGQAYVLGEPVSAPDRYLDRTGAMIEGPTFHPGLSGRRNLDQLALLRGLGRAHRAGGTGGRRSGGTGPAAAGAAGRVGHGRRGRRDRVAEVLDQVGLSTRADDRFGTYSLGMKQRLGIAAALLPDPDLLILDEPTNGLDPAGIREIRTLLRDLAGTGMTIFVSSHLLSEVEQICDHLVMIRNGRMLFQGHVAELLAAEDPRILMVPERDDDAVRLAGVLGATGLRTEIEMAGGSRPMPTPVERHPVVVAHAPEGLAPDINRIAMRAGITLRSIRTHRPNLEETFLKATGDVDGDLTMRGGAT